The Oenanthe melanoleuca isolate GR-GAL-2019-014 chromosome 15, OMel1.0, whole genome shotgun sequence genome contains a region encoding:
- the LOC130259652 gene encoding coiled-coil domain-containing protein 81-like isoform X6, with protein MEGCYTIRISKKQSCLFPTLLQLSIKEVVAIWDFVSAYILGQMKLEKGVLVPGLGTFAVVHEQIHGKEELYEVRRPVFQLDMDMSCLQELLFPTVMIPGDIEIMPLDYWWLSQTNSLPPDVVRGCVEETILLYSFQLRDRQRPAFAFENIGILSCQDNVLCMQFHCSCIAGLESQDTWVALLLTRLNVLGSGVNNGVATVQGVQAHMFPRFQLAVSEDFSTQPTKAAEKQLVKTGEKEHPGNFSLPILPYQRPGMRQQEPGPKPPARYSAFEVLGHPTVHPSSQERGSLGGGGGLEPPSPQRKCQRDSSLGPDTFPHEPSRCSVGWSHIRHGGTSSCSWLRTTGDGRSSRGSSAAPSAGPACKGSRLKLWLQQWLPRMQLGGCSPVDTK; from the exons ATGGAGGGGTGCTACACCATTCGCATCAGCAAGAAGCAGAGTTGCTTGTTCCCCacactcctgcagctctccatcaAAG AGGTGGTGGCCATCTGGGATTTTGTGTCTGCCTACATCCTAGGACAGATGAAGCTGGAGAAG GGTGTTCTTGTCCCAGGTCTTGGGACCTTTGCTGTGGTTCATGAGCAAATACATGGCAAAGAAGAGCTGTATGAGGTTCGAAGACCTGTGTTCCAGCTGGACATGGACATGTCCTGTCTACAGGAGCTGCTTTTTCCAACAGTGATGATACCTG GTGACATCGAGATCATGCCACTGGATTACTGGTGGCTGTCCCAGACCAATTCCCTTCCACCCGACgtggtgaggggctgtgtgGAAGAGACCATTCTTTTGTACTCCTTCCAGCTGAGGGACAGGCAGCGCCCTGCCTTCGCCTTTGAGAATATTGGTATCCTGTCCTGCCAGGACAATGTCCTGTGCATGCAGTTCCACTGCAGCTGCATTGCAGGACTGGAGAGTCAGGACACCtgggtggctctgctgctcacg AGGCTGAATGTGCTGGGTTCTGGTGTCAATAATGGAGTGGCCACTGTTCAGGGAGTGCAGGCCCACATGTTCCCCAG gtTTCAGCTCGCTGTCTCTGAGGATTTTTCCACTCAACCTACAAAGGCTGCAGAGAAACAGTTGGTCAAAACAG gagaaaaagaacATCCTGGAAACTTTTCCCTCCCTATACTGCCATACCAGAGGCCGGGCATGAGGCAGCAAGAGCCAGGGCCAAAGCCACCTGCCAG GTATTCGGCATTCGAGGTGCTTGGGCACCCCACcgtccatcccagctcccaagAAAGGGGGTCACTGGGAGGTGGGGGAGGGCTGGAACCCCCCTCCCCACAGAGAAAATGTCAGAGAGATTCCAGCCTGGGACCAG ACACCTTTCCCCACGAGCCATCCAGGTGCTCTGTGGGCTGGAGCCACATCAGACACGGAGGAACATCTTCATGTTCTTGGCTGAGAACAACCGGCGacggcaggagcagcagaggcagttCTGCAG CTCCAAGTGCTGGTCCAGCATGTAAGGGGTCAAGgctgaagctgtggctgcagcagtggctgccgAGGATGCAGCTGGGAGGCTGCTCACCTGTggatacaaaataa
- the LOC130259652 gene encoding coiled-coil domain-containing protein 81-like isoform X4 codes for MEGCYTIRISKKQSCLFPTLLQLSIKEVVAIWDFVSAYILGQMKLEKGVLVPGLGTFAVVHEQIHGKEELYEVRRPVFQLDMDMSCLQELLFPTVMIPGDIEIMPLDYWWLSQTNSLPPDVVRGCVEETILLYSFQLRDRQRPAFAFENIGILSCQDNVLCMQFHCSCIAGLESQDTWVALLLTRLNVLGSGVNNGVATVQGVQAHMFPRFQLAVSEDFSTQPTKAAEKQLVKTGEKEHPGNFSLPILPYQRPGMRQQEPGPKPPASSLRMREVGGKELAPSARPDITLLASEDCQRALQVFGIRGAWAPHRPSQLPRKGVTGRWGRAGTPLPTEKMSERFQPGTRHLSPRAIQVLCGLEPHQTRRNIFMFLAENNRRRQEQQRQFCSSKCWSSM; via the exons ATGGAGGGGTGCTACACCATTCGCATCAGCAAGAAGCAGAGTTGCTTGTTCCCCacactcctgcagctctccatcaAAG AGGTGGTGGCCATCTGGGATTTTGTGTCTGCCTACATCCTAGGACAGATGAAGCTGGAGAAG GGTGTTCTTGTCCCAGGTCTTGGGACCTTTGCTGTGGTTCATGAGCAAATACATGGCAAAGAAGAGCTGTATGAGGTTCGAAGACCTGTGTTCCAGCTGGACATGGACATGTCCTGTCTACAGGAGCTGCTTTTTCCAACAGTGATGATACCTG GTGACATCGAGATCATGCCACTGGATTACTGGTGGCTGTCCCAGACCAATTCCCTTCCACCCGACgtggtgaggggctgtgtgGAAGAGACCATTCTTTTGTACTCCTTCCAGCTGAGGGACAGGCAGCGCCCTGCCTTCGCCTTTGAGAATATTGGTATCCTGTCCTGCCAGGACAATGTCCTGTGCATGCAGTTCCACTGCAGCTGCATTGCAGGACTGGAGAGTCAGGACACCtgggtggctctgctgctcacg AGGCTGAATGTGCTGGGTTCTGGTGTCAATAATGGAGTGGCCACTGTTCAGGGAGTGCAGGCCCACATGTTCCCCAG gtTTCAGCTCGCTGTCTCTGAGGATTTTTCCACTCAACCTACAAAGGCTGCAGAGAAACAGTTGGTCAAAACAG gagaaaaagaacATCCTGGAAACTTTTCCCTCCCTATACTGCCATACCAGAGGCCGGGCATGAGGCAGCAAGAGCCAGGGCCAAAGCCACCTGCCAG ctctctgaggaTGAGGGAGGTAGGTGGGAAGGAGTTAGCTCCTTCAGCCAGACCTGACATCACACTCCTGGCTTCTGAGGACTGCCAGAGAGCACTGCAG GTATTCGGCATTCGAGGTGCTTGGGCACCCCACcgtccatcccagctcccaagAAAGGGGGTCACTGGGAGGTGGGGGAGGGCTGGAACCCCCCTCCCCACAGAGAAAATGTCAGAGAGATTCCAGCCTGGGACCAG ACACCTTTCCCCACGAGCCATCCAGGTGCTCTGTGGGCTGGAGCCACATCAGACACGGAGGAACATCTTCATGTTCTTGGCTGAGAACAACCGGCGacggcaggagcagcagaggcagttCTGCAG CTCCAAGTGCTGGTCCAGCATGTAA
- the LOC130259652 gene encoding uncharacterized protein LOC130259652 isoform X2, whose protein sequence is MEGCYTIRISKKQSCLFPTLLQLSIKEVVAIWDFVSAYILGQMKLEKGVLVPGLGTFAVVHEQIHGKEELYEVRRPVFQLDMDMSCLQELLFPTVMIPGDIEIMPLDYWWLSQTNSLPPDVVRGCVEETILLYSFQLRDRQRPAFAFENIGILSCQDNVLCMQFHCSCIAGLESQDTWVALLLTRLNVLGSGVNNGVATVQGVQAHMFPRFQLAVSEDFSTQPTKAAEKQLVKTGEKEHPGNFSLPILPYQRPGMRQQEPGPKPPASSLRMREVGGKELAPSARPDITLLASEDCQRALQGVWQLSAEWEHGNSHWREQKVEWAAWEAWAAGEDQQMPQVFGIRGAWAPHRPSQLPRKGVTGRWGRAGTPLPTEKMSERFQPGTRHLSPRAIQVLCGLEPHQTRRNIFMFLAENNRRRQEQQRQFCSSKCWSSM, encoded by the exons ATGGAGGGGTGCTACACCATTCGCATCAGCAAGAAGCAGAGTTGCTTGTTCCCCacactcctgcagctctccatcaAAG AGGTGGTGGCCATCTGGGATTTTGTGTCTGCCTACATCCTAGGACAGATGAAGCTGGAGAAG GGTGTTCTTGTCCCAGGTCTTGGGACCTTTGCTGTGGTTCATGAGCAAATACATGGCAAAGAAGAGCTGTATGAGGTTCGAAGACCTGTGTTCCAGCTGGACATGGACATGTCCTGTCTACAGGAGCTGCTTTTTCCAACAGTGATGATACCTG GTGACATCGAGATCATGCCACTGGATTACTGGTGGCTGTCCCAGACCAATTCCCTTCCACCCGACgtggtgaggggctgtgtgGAAGAGACCATTCTTTTGTACTCCTTCCAGCTGAGGGACAGGCAGCGCCCTGCCTTCGCCTTTGAGAATATTGGTATCCTGTCCTGCCAGGACAATGTCCTGTGCATGCAGTTCCACTGCAGCTGCATTGCAGGACTGGAGAGTCAGGACACCtgggtggctctgctgctcacg AGGCTGAATGTGCTGGGTTCTGGTGTCAATAATGGAGTGGCCACTGTTCAGGGAGTGCAGGCCCACATGTTCCCCAG gtTTCAGCTCGCTGTCTCTGAGGATTTTTCCACTCAACCTACAAAGGCTGCAGAGAAACAGTTGGTCAAAACAG gagaaaaagaacATCCTGGAAACTTTTCCCTCCCTATACTGCCATACCAGAGGCCGGGCATGAGGCAGCAAGAGCCAGGGCCAAAGCCACCTGCCAG ctctctgaggaTGAGGGAGGTAGGTGGGAAGGAGTTAGCTCCTTCAGCCAGACCTGACATCACACTCCTGGCTTCTGAGGACTGCCAGAGAGCACTGCAG GGGGTCTGGCAGCTGTCTGCAGAATGGGAACATGGGAATTCACACTGGAGAGAACAGAAGGTGGAATGGGCAGCATGGGaagcctgggctgctggggaggacCAGCAGATGCCGCAG GTATTCGGCATTCGAGGTGCTTGGGCACCCCACcgtccatcccagctcccaagAAAGGGGGTCACTGGGAGGTGGGGGAGGGCTGGAACCCCCCTCCCCACAGAGAAAATGTCAGAGAGATTCCAGCCTGGGACCAG ACACCTTTCCCCACGAGCCATCCAGGTGCTCTGTGGGCTGGAGCCACATCAGACACGGAGGAACATCTTCATGTTCTTGGCTGAGAACAACCGGCGacggcaggagcagcagaggcagttCTGCAG CTCCAAGTGCTGGTCCAGCATGTAA
- the LOC130259652 gene encoding uncharacterized protein LOC130259652 isoform X1, with protein sequence MEGCYTIRISKKQSCLFPTLLQLSIKEVVAIWDFVSAYILGQMKLEKGVLVPGLGTFAVVHEQIHGKEELYEVRRPVFQLDMDMSCLQELLFPTVMIPGDIEIMPLDYWWLSQTNSLPPDVVRGCVEETILLYSFQLRDRQRPAFAFENIGILSCQDNVLCMQFHCSCIAGLESQDTWVALLLTQRLNVLGSGVNNGVATVQGVQAHMFPRFQLAVSEDFSTQPTKAAEKQLVKTGEKEHPGNFSLPILPYQRPGMRQQEPGPKPPASSLRMREVGGKELAPSARPDITLLASEDCQRALQGVWQLSAEWEHGNSHWREQKVEWAAWEAWAAGEDQQMPQVFGIRGAWAPHRPSQLPRKGVTGRWGRAGTPLPTEKMSERFQPGTRHLSPRAIQVLCGLEPHQTRRNIFMFLAENNRRRQEQQRQFCSSKCWSSM encoded by the exons ATGGAGGGGTGCTACACCATTCGCATCAGCAAGAAGCAGAGTTGCTTGTTCCCCacactcctgcagctctccatcaAAG AGGTGGTGGCCATCTGGGATTTTGTGTCTGCCTACATCCTAGGACAGATGAAGCTGGAGAAG GGTGTTCTTGTCCCAGGTCTTGGGACCTTTGCTGTGGTTCATGAGCAAATACATGGCAAAGAAGAGCTGTATGAGGTTCGAAGACCTGTGTTCCAGCTGGACATGGACATGTCCTGTCTACAGGAGCTGCTTTTTCCAACAGTGATGATACCTG GTGACATCGAGATCATGCCACTGGATTACTGGTGGCTGTCCCAGACCAATTCCCTTCCACCCGACgtggtgaggggctgtgtgGAAGAGACCATTCTTTTGTACTCCTTCCAGCTGAGGGACAGGCAGCGCCCTGCCTTCGCCTTTGAGAATATTGGTATCCTGTCCTGCCAGGACAATGTCCTGTGCATGCAGTTCCACTGCAGCTGCATTGCAGGACTGGAGAGTCAGGACACCtgggtggctctgctgctcacg CAGAGGCTGAATGTGCTGGGTTCTGGTGTCAATAATGGAGTGGCCACTGTTCAGGGAGTGCAGGCCCACATGTTCCCCAG gtTTCAGCTCGCTGTCTCTGAGGATTTTTCCACTCAACCTACAAAGGCTGCAGAGAAACAGTTGGTCAAAACAG gagaaaaagaacATCCTGGAAACTTTTCCCTCCCTATACTGCCATACCAGAGGCCGGGCATGAGGCAGCAAGAGCCAGGGCCAAAGCCACCTGCCAG ctctctgaggaTGAGGGAGGTAGGTGGGAAGGAGTTAGCTCCTTCAGCCAGACCTGACATCACACTCCTGGCTTCTGAGGACTGCCAGAGAGCACTGCAG GGGGTCTGGCAGCTGTCTGCAGAATGGGAACATGGGAATTCACACTGGAGAGAACAGAAGGTGGAATGGGCAGCATGGGaagcctgggctgctggggaggacCAGCAGATGCCGCAG GTATTCGGCATTCGAGGTGCTTGGGCACCCCACcgtccatcccagctcccaagAAAGGGGGTCACTGGGAGGTGGGGGAGGGCTGGAACCCCCCTCCCCACAGAGAAAATGTCAGAGAGATTCCAGCCTGGGACCAG ACACCTTTCCCCACGAGCCATCCAGGTGCTCTGTGGGCTGGAGCCACATCAGACACGGAGGAACATCTTCATGTTCTTGGCTGAGAACAACCGGCGacggcaggagcagcagaggcagttCTGCAG CTCCAAGTGCTGGTCCAGCATGTAA
- the LOC130259652 gene encoding coiled-coil domain-containing protein 81-like isoform X5, which produces MEGCYTIRISKKQSCLFPTLLQLSIKEVVAIWDFVSAYILGQMKLEKGVLVPGLGTFAVVHEQIHGKEELYEVRRPVFQLDMDMSCLQELLFPTVMIPGDIEIMPLDYWWLSQTNSLPPDVVRGCVEETILLYSFQLRDRQRPAFAFENIGILSCQDNVLCMQFHCSCIAGLESQDTWVALLLTQRLNVLGSGVNNGVATVQGVQAHMFPRFQLAVSEDFSTQPTKAAEKQLVKTGEKEHPGNFSLPILPYQRPGMRQQEPGPKPPARYSAFEVLGHPTVHPSSQERGSLGGGGGLEPPSPQRKCQRDSSLGPDTFPHEPSRCSVGWSHIRHGGTSSCSWLRTTGDGRSSRGSSAAPSAGPACKGSRLKLWLQQWLPRMQLGGCSPVDTK; this is translated from the exons ATGGAGGGGTGCTACACCATTCGCATCAGCAAGAAGCAGAGTTGCTTGTTCCCCacactcctgcagctctccatcaAAG AGGTGGTGGCCATCTGGGATTTTGTGTCTGCCTACATCCTAGGACAGATGAAGCTGGAGAAG GGTGTTCTTGTCCCAGGTCTTGGGACCTTTGCTGTGGTTCATGAGCAAATACATGGCAAAGAAGAGCTGTATGAGGTTCGAAGACCTGTGTTCCAGCTGGACATGGACATGTCCTGTCTACAGGAGCTGCTTTTTCCAACAGTGATGATACCTG GTGACATCGAGATCATGCCACTGGATTACTGGTGGCTGTCCCAGACCAATTCCCTTCCACCCGACgtggtgaggggctgtgtgGAAGAGACCATTCTTTTGTACTCCTTCCAGCTGAGGGACAGGCAGCGCCCTGCCTTCGCCTTTGAGAATATTGGTATCCTGTCCTGCCAGGACAATGTCCTGTGCATGCAGTTCCACTGCAGCTGCATTGCAGGACTGGAGAGTCAGGACACCtgggtggctctgctgctcacg CAGAGGCTGAATGTGCTGGGTTCTGGTGTCAATAATGGAGTGGCCACTGTTCAGGGAGTGCAGGCCCACATGTTCCCCAG gtTTCAGCTCGCTGTCTCTGAGGATTTTTCCACTCAACCTACAAAGGCTGCAGAGAAACAGTTGGTCAAAACAG gagaaaaagaacATCCTGGAAACTTTTCCCTCCCTATACTGCCATACCAGAGGCCGGGCATGAGGCAGCAAGAGCCAGGGCCAAAGCCACCTGCCAG GTATTCGGCATTCGAGGTGCTTGGGCACCCCACcgtccatcccagctcccaagAAAGGGGGTCACTGGGAGGTGGGGGAGGGCTGGAACCCCCCTCCCCACAGAGAAAATGTCAGAGAGATTCCAGCCTGGGACCAG ACACCTTTCCCCACGAGCCATCCAGGTGCTCTGTGGGCTGGAGCCACATCAGACACGGAGGAACATCTTCATGTTCTTGGCTGAGAACAACCGGCGacggcaggagcagcagaggcagttCTGCAG CTCCAAGTGCTGGTCCAGCATGTAAGGGGTCAAGgctgaagctgtggctgcagcagtggctgccgAGGATGCAGCTGGGAGGCTGCTCACCTGTggatacaaaataa
- the LOC130259652 gene encoding coiled-coil domain-containing protein 81-like isoform X3 has product MEGCYTIRISKKQSCLFPTLLQLSIKEVVAIWDFVSAYILGQMKLEKGVLVPGLGTFAVVHEQIHGKEELYEVRRPVFQLDMDMSCLQELLFPTVMIPGDIEIMPLDYWWLSQTNSLPPDVVRGCVEETILLYSFQLRDRQRPAFAFENIGILSCQDNVLCMQFHCSCIAGLESQDTWVALLLTQRLNVLGSGVNNGVATVQGVQAHMFPRFQLAVSEDFSTQPTKAAEKQLVKTGEKEHPGNFSLPILPYQRPGMRQQEPGPKPPASSLRMREVGGKELAPSARPDITLLASEDCQRALQVFGIRGAWAPHRPSQLPRKGVTGRWGRAGTPLPTEKMSERFQPGTRHLSPRAIQVLCGLEPHQTRRNIFMFLAENNRRRQEQQRQFCSSKCWSSM; this is encoded by the exons ATGGAGGGGTGCTACACCATTCGCATCAGCAAGAAGCAGAGTTGCTTGTTCCCCacactcctgcagctctccatcaAAG AGGTGGTGGCCATCTGGGATTTTGTGTCTGCCTACATCCTAGGACAGATGAAGCTGGAGAAG GGTGTTCTTGTCCCAGGTCTTGGGACCTTTGCTGTGGTTCATGAGCAAATACATGGCAAAGAAGAGCTGTATGAGGTTCGAAGACCTGTGTTCCAGCTGGACATGGACATGTCCTGTCTACAGGAGCTGCTTTTTCCAACAGTGATGATACCTG GTGACATCGAGATCATGCCACTGGATTACTGGTGGCTGTCCCAGACCAATTCCCTTCCACCCGACgtggtgaggggctgtgtgGAAGAGACCATTCTTTTGTACTCCTTCCAGCTGAGGGACAGGCAGCGCCCTGCCTTCGCCTTTGAGAATATTGGTATCCTGTCCTGCCAGGACAATGTCCTGTGCATGCAGTTCCACTGCAGCTGCATTGCAGGACTGGAGAGTCAGGACACCtgggtggctctgctgctcacg CAGAGGCTGAATGTGCTGGGTTCTGGTGTCAATAATGGAGTGGCCACTGTTCAGGGAGTGCAGGCCCACATGTTCCCCAG gtTTCAGCTCGCTGTCTCTGAGGATTTTTCCACTCAACCTACAAAGGCTGCAGAGAAACAGTTGGTCAAAACAG gagaaaaagaacATCCTGGAAACTTTTCCCTCCCTATACTGCCATACCAGAGGCCGGGCATGAGGCAGCAAGAGCCAGGGCCAAAGCCACCTGCCAG ctctctgaggaTGAGGGAGGTAGGTGGGAAGGAGTTAGCTCCTTCAGCCAGACCTGACATCACACTCCTGGCTTCTGAGGACTGCCAGAGAGCACTGCAG GTATTCGGCATTCGAGGTGCTTGGGCACCCCACcgtccatcccagctcccaagAAAGGGGGTCACTGGGAGGTGGGGGAGGGCTGGAACCCCCCTCCCCACAGAGAAAATGTCAGAGAGATTCCAGCCTGGGACCAG ACACCTTTCCCCACGAGCCATCCAGGTGCTCTGTGGGCTGGAGCCACATCAGACACGGAGGAACATCTTCATGTTCTTGGCTGAGAACAACCGGCGacggcaggagcagcagaggcagttCTGCAG CTCCAAGTGCTGGTCCAGCATGTAA